The Nocardiopsis composta genome includes the window GGGGGCCCCTCCGGCGACCCGGGCGGAACCGTGCTGGCCACCCTGTACCGGGGCGACGGCGGGCGGGACCGCTTCACCGCGGCGCTCGCCGAGGCGCACGCCTCCGGCGTCGCCTTCGACCGGGACCGGGTCTTCGCCCCCGCCGCGGGGCGCCGGGCGGACCCGCCGGTCTACGCCTTCCAGCGGGAGCGGTACTGGCTCGCGCCGCGGCGCGGCGGCGGGGGCGACGTCCCGGCCGCCGCCCACCCGCTGCTCGGCGCGGAGCTCCCCCGGCCGGACGGCGCCGGACCGCTGCTCACCGGGCGGCTCTCGCTGTCCGAGGAGCCCTGGCTGGCCGACCACGCCACCGACGCGACCGCGCTGCTCGCCGGGACAGCCCTGCTCGACCTCGCACTGCACGCGGGCGCCCGCTGCGGCCGCCCCGCCCTGGAAGGGCTGGAGATGCTCGCCCCGCTGGAGCTCCCCCCGGACCGGGACCTCCGGCTCCAGCTCGCCGTGGAGGCCCCGGGCCCGGACGGCCGCCGGACGCTGCGCATCCACTCCCGCCCGGCCGAACCGCGCGGGGCGCGCGCGGAGCCCGCCGGCGGCGGGTGGACCCTGCACGCGGAGGGCGTGCTGGCCGAGCCCGGCCCCGGCGGGGAACCGGCCGGCCCGCGGGCGTGGCCGCCGCCGGGCGCCGACCCGGTCCCGCTGGAGGGCGTCTACGACCGGCTGGCCCGCCGGGGCTACCGGTACGGGCCGGCGTTCCAGGGGCTGCGCGCGGCGTGGCGCACCGCGGACGCGGTCCACGCAGAGGTGGAGCTCCCCGAGGGCGCCCCGGCCGAGGGCTTCGGGCTGCACCCGGCGCTGCTCGACGCGGCCCTGCACGCGATGCTCGTCGACGCCTCCGGGGAGCCCCGGCCCGGCCTGCGGATGGCCTTCGCCTGGGAGGGCGTGCGGCTGCACCGCGCCGGCGCGTCCCGGCTGCGGGTCTCCCTCACCCGGACCGGCGGCGCGGAGGAGGAGGTCTACCGGGTCGAGGCGGCTCTGCCCGACGGGACTCCGGTGCTCACCGCCGACGCGCTCACCGTGCGCGAGGCCGCCGGCCCCGGCGGCGAGGCGGGCCGGTCGCTGTACCGGCTCGACTGGGCGCAGACCGGGCCGCGGCCCACCGGGCCGCCGCCGTCCGGCCGGTGGGCGCTGCTCGGCGGCGACCCCGCCGCCGGGAGCCTCGGCGCCGTCCCGGCCCACCCCGACCCGGCCGGGCTGGCCGCGGCGGTGGCGGCCGGCGCGCCTACCCCCGAGCTCGCGGTCGCCGCGGTGCCCGGCGCCGGGGAGGGCGCCGGGCCCGAGGCCGCCCGCGGGGCGGTCCGCGCAGCCCTGGACCTGGTGCAGCGCTGGCTCGCCGACGACCGCCTGGAGCGGACCCGGCTGGTGCTGGTCACCCGCGGAGCGGTGGCGACCCGGGCCGGGGAGGGCGTCGCCGACCCGGCCGGCGCCGCGGTCTGGGGGCTGCTGCGCTCGGTGCAGACCGAGCACCCGGGGCGGTTCCGCATCGTCGACCTCGGCCCCGGCGGCGCGCACCTGCTGCCGTGGGCGCTGGCCCTGGACGAGCCCCAGGCGGCGGTCCGCCACGGGGAGCTGCTCGCCCCGCGGCTGGTCCCCGAGCGGGCCGGCTCCGCGGCGGCGGCCGACCGGGGCTGGCGGCTGGAACCGGACGGCAGCGGCCGGATCGACGGCCTGGCCAGGGTCCCGCACCCGGACGCCTCCCGGCCGCTGGGCGAGGGGGAGGTCCGGGTGGAGGTGCGGGCCGTCGGCCTGAACTTCCGGGACGTGCTGCTCACCCTCGGCGCCTACCCCGGGACCGCGAGGATCGGCTCCGAGGCCGCTGGAGTGGTCACCGGGACCGGGCCGGGCGTGCACGGGCTGGCCCCCGGCGACCGGGTGATGGGCCTGCTCAGTGCGGCAGTCGGCCCGGTCGGGGTGGCCGACCAGAGGCTGCTCGCGCCCGTCCCGCCCGGCTGGGGCTTCGCCCGGGCGGCCACCGCCACCGGCGTCTACCTCACCGCCTACCGGGCGCTGGTGGACGTCGCCGGGCTGCGCCCGGGGGAGCGGGTGCTGGTGCACGCGGGGACCGGCGGCGTGGGGATGGCCGCCGTGCACCTCGCCCGGCACCTGGGGGCGGAGGTCTTCGCCACGGCGAGCAAGGACAAGCGGCCGGTGCTGCGCCGGATGGGGGTGCCCGCGGCGAACGTCTCCGACTCCCGCTCCGCCGCCTTCGAGGAGGACGTGCTGCGCGCCACCGGCGGCGCCGGCGTCGACGTGGTGCTCAACTCGCTGACCGGGCCGCTGGTCGACGCCTCACTGCGGCTGCTGGTGCGCGGCGGCCGGTTCGTCGAGCTCGGCAAGACCGACCAGCGCGACCCGGAGCGGACCGCCGCGGACCACCCCGGCGTGGTCTACCACCCCTTCGAACTCCACCGGGCCGGGCCGGACCGGATGGCCGAGATGCTCGCCGAACTCCTCGCCCTGTTCGACAAGGGGACGCTGCCCCTGCCGCCGCTGTCCTGCCTGCCGGTGGGGGCGGCCGCGGAAGGGCTGCACCGGCTCCAGCGCGGCCGCAACACCGGCAAGATCGCGCTGACCGTGCCCCGCCCCCTGGACCCCGGCGGCACCGTGCTGATCACCGGCGGCACCGGCGCGCTCGGCGGCAGGCTCGCCCGCCACCTGGTCACCGGGCACGGGGTGCGCAGCCTGCTGCTGCTGAGCAGGCAGGGCCCGGACACCCCCGGCGCCGACCGGCTCCGCGCCGACCTGGCCGAACTGGGAGCCGAAGCCGCAGTCCTGGCCTGCGACGCCTCCGACCCCGCCGAGCTCGACCGGGCGCTGCGGGCGGTCCCGGAGGACCGGCCGCTGACCGCGGTGGTGCACGCGGCCGCCGTCATCGACGATGGGACCGCCGCCTCGCTCACCGCCGAGCGCGTCGACGCGGTGATGCGCGCCAAGGCGGACGCCGCCTGGGCACTGCACGAGCGCACCCTCGACACCGACCTGGCGGCGTTCGTGCTGTTCTCCTCGGCGGCGGGCGTGCTGGGCACGGCCGGCCAGGCCGGGTACGCGGCGGCCAACGCCTACCTGGACGCGCTCGCCGAGCACCGGGCCGCCCTGGGGCTGCCCGCGGCCTCGCTCTCCTGGGGGCTGTGGGAGGTCCGCGGCGCGGCCGCGCAGGAGCTGACCGGGACCGACCTGGCCCGGATGGGCCGGGCCGGCCTGCGCGCCATGCCGGTCCGGCTGGGGCTGGAGCTGTTCGACGCGGCCCTGGCCTCCGGCCGGCCGCACCTGGTGCCGATGGCGCTGGACCTGCCGGGGCTGCGCGCCGGCGAGGCCCGCGACACCGCCCCGGTGCTGCGCGGGCTGGTCGGCGCCCCCGGGCGGGCCGACCGCGCCCCCGCGTCCGCGGTCGACCGCTCCGACCTGCTCACTCTGGTCCGGACCCGGGCCGCGGAGGTCCTCGGGCACAGCGGGGCCGGCGCGGTCCCGGCCGACGCCTCCTTCCTGGAGCTGGGCTTCGACTCGCTCACCGCGGTCGAGCTGCGCAACCGCCTCGGCGCCGACCTCGGCACCCGGCTCGCCTCCGGGGTGGTGTTCGCCCACCCCACGCCGCGCCGCCTGGCCGCCCACCTGGAGACCACGGCGCCGCCGCGGGCGGGAGCGGCGGACGAAGCGGCGGCCGCCCCGCAGGAGCCCGGGGGAGCGGGCCCCCGCCCGGACTCCCCGGCGGATCCGCTCCCCGCGGCCCGGCCCGCCGGCGCCGTCGGAGAGGACGGCGCCGCCGGCCCCGCCGCCCCGGCGGACACGGCCGGTTCCGCCGAGGGAGCCGCCGGGGGAGGGGGACCCGCGGCGGACGGGGCGGCCGGCACCGCCTCCGGGAACCGCTCCGACGCCGCGGACGGCGGCCTGGTCGGGCTCTTCCTGGACGCCTGCCGGACCGGGCGGACGGCGGAGGGCGCCGCCATGCTGCGCACGGCGTCCGTGCTGCGCCCGGTGTTCGCCTCGGCCGAGGAGCGGGGGGAACCGGTGCGCCCGGTCCGGCTGGCCCGGGGCGCCCCGGCGGACGGGCGGGCCGTGCTGGTCTGCTTCCCCTCGCTGGTGATGGCCGCAGGGGCGCACGAGTACGCCCGGTTCGCCGCGGCGCTGCGCGGGGAGCGGGACGTCGTGGTCCTCCCGCACCCGGGCTTCGAACGGGGGGAGGCGCTGCCCGCGAGCGTCGGCGCGCTGGCCGAGGTGCACGCGCGCGCGGTCCTGCGGTACACGCAGGGCCGGCCGTTCGCCCTGCTCGGCCGCTCCTCCGGCGGGTGGGCGGCGCACGCGGTCGCCCACCGCCTCGAAGAGCGGGGGGTGCGCCCCGAGGCGCTCCTGCTGCTGGACACGCCGCCGCCCGGAGAGGACCGGACGCTGGACGTGGTGGGCGCCGGGATCGCCGCACGCGAGGCGGAACTGGGCCTGACCGACCCGGTCCGCGCCACCGCGACCGGCGGCTACCTGCGGCTCTTCTGGGAGTGGACGCCGCCGGAGGTGGCCGCGCCCGCCGTCCAGTTCCGCCCGGAGGAGCCGCTGCCCGGCCTGGACGGGGCGCCGATGCCGGCGGACGCGTGCCGCTTCGACTGGCGGCCCCCGCACACCGAGGAGCAGGTGCCCGGCGACCACCTCACCATGCTGGAGGAGCACGCCGCGGCGACGGCGCGGGCGGTGCACGCCCGGCTGGCCGGCACCGGCGCCCCCGCCCCGGTCCCGGCCCAGCGCGGAGCGGAGCGGGAACACGCCTGACCCCCGTCGGGGCCGCGGTGCGCGGCCCCGGCAGGGCTACCGCGCGCCGGCCCCGGCAGGGGTCAGGCGGCGACCTCGGCGTCCGCCATGATCTCGTCCAGGCCGGGGGTCTCGTGGTTGTCCACCACGATGACGCCGATCTCCTCCATCAGCCAGTAGCGCTGCTCGAAGGTGGCGTAGGGGCCCTCGGTGCTCGGCGCCTGCTGCGTGCCGTTGTCGTAGCAGCCCATGGTCCAGACCCGGAAGGCCGCCGGGACGCCGTCCACGTCCACCGTCTCCGCTGCGGAGGGGTCCTGGGGCAGGCCGCCGGTCTCCTCGGGCGGCGGTACCTCCGTGGTGTTCAGCGGCTGGTCGCAGGAGTACGGTTCGGTCGGCGGCGCGTAGGGGAGATCGGCGGTGACGGGGAAGGCCGCGGAACCGACCGCGATGCCCGCTTCGCCGTGCAGCTCCACGTGCGGGCAGCCGTAGTACCCGAAGTTGCCCTGCGGCTCCGCGCACTCGGTGTCCGGGTCGGTGCCCAGCACCACCGTCTCGGCCTCGGTCGGCCCGGTGGCCTCCAGGGCCTGGTACTCGCGCTGGTAGCGGTGGACGGTCCAGTCCGCGGGCACCTCCAGGGTGAGCGCGCCGAACTCCACCCGCTGCGTCTCCTCCTCGGCGGGGGCCTCGGCGCTGGGCGAGGCGGACGCGGAGGTGCCGGGGATGATCGGCTGCTCGGTGGCGACCCGGCCGGCCACCCAGGAGCCGGTCACCACCGCGGTGAGCAGCACCGCCCCGGAGGTGATCGCGGTGGCGGTGCTCACCCCGCCGATCAGCCCCGAGCTCCCGGCGGCCTTGACCGCTCCGGCCGCCGCCGGCGCGGCCGCGCCGCCGCCGACGGAGCCG containing:
- a CDS encoding type I polyketide synthase codes for the protein MADDRKLLDYLKRTTADLRRTRARLREAEAARREPVAIVAMGCRFPGGADTPDRLWELLASETDAISGWPADRGWDTERLYHPERGRAGTSSTREGGFLYDAADFDAGFFGISPREAAAMDPQQRILLELAWETVERAGIDPAALAGTRTGVFAGISNHDYAADALGATEEAGGFWTTGTSGAVASGRIAYALGLRGPAVTVDTACSSALVALHLAVRSLRGGECSLALAGGATVMATPALFVEFSRQQGLSADGRCRAFDAGADGTGFAEGAGVLLLERLTDARRNGHPVLAVVRGSAVNSDGASNGLTAPSGPAQQAVIRAALADAGLEPGEVDAVEAHGTGTRLGDPIEAEALIGAYGPGRERPLRIGSVKSNIGHTQAAAGAAGVIKTVLAMRHGVLPASLHIARPTPHVDWDGAAVRPLRAAEPWEPGERPRRAGVSSFGISGTNAHLILEEPLEEPLGEPADTAPAADGGPEAPAEGRTAPAERPFAPGGPVPWIVSGRTPADVPAQARGLAEYLDAHSAEPRLPEDAGHALAGPRDRLRYRGAVLARTLGGLAQGLRGLAEGRTGDPHGPPGRVRIVPPRPAHPPEQTVFVFPGQGSQWPGMGAALLEESPVFAARMAECEAALAKYLDWSPTGVLRGGGPGLDRVDVVQPALFAMMVSLAAVWEACGVRPTAVVGHSQGEIAAAAVAGALTLDDAARLVAERSRAALPLIGRGALVSVGAPAERLDAWLAGAGRDLTVAARNGPAAAAVAGDPADLAELEAWCAAEGYPARRVPAAYAAHSPAVDEIRADFLAAVGAVHPGPGRVPIHSTVTGAPVTGTGLDAGYWFANLRRPVLFEPVVRGLAQRGRTAFIEVSPHPVVADGIEATLESVAGGPSGDPGGTVLATLYRGDGGRDRFTAALAEAHASGVAFDRDRVFAPAAGRRADPPVYAFQRERYWLAPRRGGGGDVPAAAHPLLGAELPRPDGAGPLLTGRLSLSEEPWLADHATDATALLAGTALLDLALHAGARCGRPALEGLEMLAPLELPPDRDLRLQLAVEAPGPDGRRTLRIHSRPAEPRGARAEPAGGGWTLHAEGVLAEPGPGGEPAGPRAWPPPGADPVPLEGVYDRLARRGYRYGPAFQGLRAAWRTADAVHAEVELPEGAPAEGFGLHPALLDAALHAMLVDASGEPRPGLRMAFAWEGVRLHRAGASRLRVSLTRTGGAEEEVYRVEAALPDGTPVLTADALTVREAAGPGGEAGRSLYRLDWAQTGPRPTGPPPSGRWALLGGDPAAGSLGAVPAHPDPAGLAAAVAAGAPTPELAVAAVPGAGEGAGPEAARGAVRAALDLVQRWLADDRLERTRLVLVTRGAVATRAGEGVADPAGAAVWGLLRSVQTEHPGRFRIVDLGPGGAHLLPWALALDEPQAAVRHGELLAPRLVPERAGSAAAADRGWRLEPDGSGRIDGLARVPHPDASRPLGEGEVRVEVRAVGLNFRDVLLTLGAYPGTARIGSEAAGVVTGTGPGVHGLAPGDRVMGLLSAAVGPVGVADQRLLAPVPPGWGFARAATATGVYLTAYRALVDVAGLRPGERVLVHAGTGGVGMAAVHLARHLGAEVFATASKDKRPVLRRMGVPAANVSDSRSAAFEEDVLRATGGAGVDVVLNSLTGPLVDASLRLLVRGGRFVELGKTDQRDPERTAADHPGVVYHPFELHRAGPDRMAEMLAELLALFDKGTLPLPPLSCLPVGAAAEGLHRLQRGRNTGKIALTVPRPLDPGGTVLITGGTGALGGRLARHLVTGHGVRSLLLLSRQGPDTPGADRLRADLAELGAEAAVLACDASDPAELDRALRAVPEDRPLTAVVHAAAVIDDGTAASLTAERVDAVMRAKADAAWALHERTLDTDLAAFVLFSSAAGVLGTAGQAGYAAANAYLDALAEHRAALGLPAASLSWGLWEVRGAAAQELTGTDLARMGRAGLRAMPVRLGLELFDAALASGRPHLVPMALDLPGLRAGEARDTAPVLRGLVGAPGRADRAPASAVDRSDLLTLVRTRAAEVLGHSGAGAVPADASFLELGFDSLTAVELRNRLGADLGTRLASGVVFAHPTPRRLAAHLETTAPPRAGAADEAAAAPQEPGGAGPRPDSPADPLPAARPAGAVGEDGAAGPAAPADTAGSAEGAAGGGGPAADGAAGTASGNRSDAADGGLVGLFLDACRTGRTAEGAAMLRTASVLRPVFASAEERGEPVRPVRLARGAPADGRAVLVCFPSLVMAAGAHEYARFAAALRGERDVVVLPHPGFERGEALPASVGALAEVHARAVLRYTQGRPFALLGRSSGGWAAHAVAHRLEERGVRPEALLLLDTPPPGEDRTLDVVGAGIAAREAELGLTDPVRATATGGYLRLFWEWTPPEVAAPAVQFRPEEPLPGLDGAPMPADACRFDWRPPHTEEQVPGDHLTMLEEHAAATARAVHARLAGTGAPAPVPAQRGAEREHA